A region of the Hydrogenimonas thermophila genome:
ATGCAATGTAGATTTGGACGGTATTTCAATTTCATCTTTTTCAAAAATATCTTTAAGTATCGGGTTTTCTTTATTATAAACCATCCACCCAAATATCTCTTTGAATTTTGTATTACCCTTTAGTAATGCAAATATTACCATAAATAGCACTTCTGCTAATGGATACTGTATCTTTCCTATATCTACTCTATAATCTGGTATTGTCTTTAACGATTCAAGCAATGCTTTTGCTTTTGTATATTGTTTCATTGTTGACCCCTCATTTTTTTGAGTCAACTCAAGCAAAAATCTTTCCAAAATCTTTTTTTTATAAATATTTAAAATTTCATCGGATTTGGCTGCTACTCAAGACTTTGTATTAAAATTTAAGAAAAAGTAAAAGAATATTTTGTATAATTCCGTCACAAATCTTCAGTCCTTCTTTTGGGATTTATGGAAAAAGAACAAATTTTCTGCTAAACTAACCTCATTGGATGGTCGCGTAGCTCAGTTGGTAGAGCACTACCTTGACATGGTAGTGGTCACAGGTTCAAGTCCTGTCGTGGCCACCATCTTCTTAAATAAGTTAAAACTTAACAACTAAATGTTAAAATTTTTGAAAGCGCACTTATGCAAGAATTTTATTGCATAAAAATATTAGTTTTTAACTATTGACTTTAAATAATAAAAAAGAAGGAATTGCTTGGAAGAAAAAGAGATTATTGCCTATAAAGATAAGAATGGGCAGATAATAGACACTCAAACTGCTGCAGAAATGGATTGCAGTGATTTTGAACCAATATATTTTGATAACTCTCCTGAAGCTCTTGAAGTTATTCGCCACTCAACCGCTCACTTAATGGCACAAGCTATTAAGCAACTCTATCCTGAAGCTAAATTTTTTGTTGGTCCTGTTGTTGATGAAGGTTTTTACTATGATTTCCGTGTTGATGCAAAGATAAGCGATGCAGATCTGAAAAAGATTGAAAAAACTATGCAACAACTGGCAAAGAAAAAGATAGCCATTGAGCGTTACTGCATAGCAAAAACAGAAGCAGAAGAGAAGTTTGCTGGTGACGATCTTAAACAAGAAGTTATGAAACGAATAGAAGATGATCGTCTATGCATCTATCGCCAAGGTGATTTTGAAGATCTTTGCCGTGGACCGCATGTGCCTAATACTAAGTTTTTGAGAAATTTCAAGTTGACCAGAGTTGCAGGTGCTTATCTTGGTGGTGATGAGAGCAGAGAGATGCTTACTCGAATTTATGGTATCTCATTTGCTGACAAAGAGAGCTTGAAAGAGTATATGCAGATGATCGAAGAGGCAAAGAAGCGTGATCATCGTAAGATTGGCACTGAACTTGGTCTCTTTATGTTCAATGATGATGCAGGTGCAGGTTTACCATTTTGGATGCCAAAAGGTGCTCGCTTAAGAGGTAAAATTGAGCAGATCTTATGGAAAGCACATCGCCGTCGTGGTTATGAGCCTGTTAGAGGTCCAGAGATTTTAAAAGCAGATATGTGGCGAACAAGTGGTCACTATGCATGCTATGGTGAGAATATGTATCTTACTGAAATAGATGAACAAGAGTATGGCATTAAGCCTATGAACTGTATAGGTCATATTCTTGTTTATAAGCAAAATATGCATAGTTACAGAGAATTGCCTCTTAAATATTTTGAGTATGGTGTAGTTCACCGCCACGAAAAGAGTGGTGTATTGCACGGTCTTTTGCGTGTTCGTGAATTTACTCAAGATGATGCACATATCTTCTGTACTCCTGAGCAGATAAAACCGGTTGTAATTGATGTTCTTGAATTTGTCGATCGTGTTATGAAGATTTTTGGTTTTGAGTATGAGATGGAGATCTCAACCAAGCCTGAAAAAGCAATCGGTAGCGATGAAATTTGGGAAACTGCAACAAGTGCACTCAAAGAAGCGTTGGATGAGAATGGTTTTGAGTATGGCATAGATGAAGGTGGTGGTGCTTTCTATGGTCCTAAGATAGATATTAAAATCACTGATGCATTGAAACGAAAATGGCAGTGTGGAACAATTCAGGTTGACTTTAACCTTCCTGAGCGATTTGATTTAGAATATGTAGATGAAAATAATGAGCGATCTCGTCCTGTTATGATCCACCGTGCAATTCTTGGAAGTTTTGAACGGTTTATTGCGATCTTAACAGAGCACTTTGCCGGCGAGTTTCCAATGTTCATTGCGCCGACACAAGTGATCTTTGTACCGATCGCAGAGGATCATGTTGCATACGCTAAAGAGTTAGCATCTGAACTCTTAGAGTTTGATGTTGATTGTGAAGTATATGATAAAAATGAGTCACTTGCCAAGCGTGTGCGTACGGTAGAAAAGCAGAAGGTTCCGATGATTGCCATCATCGGTGATGAAGAGGTCAAAAATCGTAAGGTAGCGGTTCGTGACCGAAGAAAGCGTGAACAGTATGATTTAAGCGCTGAAGAATTTATAAAACTCATCAAGGAGCAGACAAGTGAGGTTAAGATTTGAGTAAGAAAAACGATGTAATTATGAACGAAGATATCAGGGCCCGTGAGGTTCGCCTTGTAGGCGATGACGGTACACAATACGGTGTTGTCAGCCGTGACGAGGCGCTGAACAAAGCAGCTGATATGGGGCTTGACCTCGTTCTGATTGCACCGCAAGCCAACCCGCCAGTTGCTAAAATTATGGATTACGGCAAGTTTAAGTACCAGCAGGAAAAGAAAAAGAAAGAGGCAAAGAAGAAGCAAAAGCAGATCGAAGTAAAAGAGATCAAGCTTTCAGTGAAAATTGCCCAAAATGACATTAACTATAAAGTTAAGCATGCCAGAGAGTTTTTAGAGCAAGGCAAACATGTCAAATTCAGAGTTTTTCTGCGAGGACGAGAGATGGCCAATCCCGAAGCAGGTGTTGAAGTGCTCAAGTCGGTATGGCCAATGGTTGAAGATATAGCTGACTTGGAAAAAGGCCCGTTTCATGAAGGAAGATACATCAATATGTATGTAGTTCCTAAAAAAGAGAAACCAGGCAAAAAATAAGCTTTTAGATTATGGGTATTATGTTTTAGACATATTTGTCTAAAACTTTCATACCCATTACTGAAATTTCTTTCTAATTTTAACTGATTTCCTACTAACTTTTTACTCCAAAAAAACAGTATTAAAACAAATTAAGCTGAAAATAAGTTTTTTTACATTATATAATTATTTCTTAATATTTGAGTAACGGTTAATTACAGGTAAATAGAAAATATATCCAGTCCCTAAATTATATAAGTAATTTATTATTTAAAGTCTATTTCATTCAACAACCGTATAATAACTCTACTATCGAACAATAATTTTTTAAAAAAAGGGATAACAAATGTGTAAAGATTGCGGCTGCTCAATTACAGATCATCACCATCACCATGATCATCATGATCATTCGTCAGCTCATCAGGCAGCTCACGAGACGTTGCACCATAACCCTCAGCTAAATGATGCTAAAACTATAGAGGTGATAAGTAAAATTTTAGATAAAAATGATCATGAAGCGGCACATAACCGCTCTCACTTTGACAAACATGGCATACTTGCTATTAACCTGATGAGTTCACCAGGTAGCGGTAAAACAACACTGTTAGAGCATTTGGCAGATGTAGCACCATTTAAGTTTGGTGTTATTGAAGGAGATTTGGAAACCAATCGTGATGCTGATCGCATTAAAGCTAAAGGGATTCCAGCCCATCAAATTCAAACAGGCAGTGCTTGTCACTTAGATGCATTTATGGTTCACAAAGGTTTGCATGAAATGCCTTTGGATGAACTTGATGTATGTTTTGTAGAAAATGTCGGTAACCTTGTATGTCCGGCAAGCTATGATGTAGGTACACATCTGAATGTTGTACTGGTATCTGTACCTGAAGGTGAAGACAAAATAGAGAAGTATCCTGTAATGTTCCGTCAGGCTGATTTAGTTTTGATTACAAAAATTGATTTGTTACCACACTTTGATTTTAGTGTTGAGCGTGCTAAACAGGCTGCACGAAAGATTAAGCCAGGTGTTGATGTATTGGAAGTCAGTACCAAAGATAAAGATTCAGTCAAGCGTGTTGCTGATTGGATTAAATTCAAAATGGAGATGCGCTGATGTGTTTATCTATACCTTCTAAAGTTATTGAAATTAATGAAGAGGAGCGTACTGCCATTGTTGATACAATGGGAGTTAAAAGAAAAACAAGTATAGAGTTTATTGCTGATGAAGTAAAAGTTGGTGATTATGTACTTATTCACATTGGGTATGCGATGAATATAATTGATGAAGAGTATGCTCAGGAGAGTTTGAAACTCTATCAAGAGATTATTGAGTCTATGGAAGAGGAAGATAGGCTTCAAATGATTGAAGAGTCCGATAACTGCCCGGGCAGGAGCGAATCTTGAGTTTGCAACTAAAAGATCTCTATGATGGTTTTAGAGATCCAGAAGCAATTAAAGCGCTTGCAAAGATAATTGCAGAAGATGCAAAGAAGCTGAAAGAGCCGCTAAATATTATGGAAGTGTGTGGCGGTCATACTCATACAATTATGAAGTATGGTCTTAAGCAACTGCTTCCAGAAAACATCGATTTTGTGCATGGTCCAGGATGCCCTGTTTGTATTATGCCTAAAGAGCGCATTGACAATGCTATTGAGTTGGCAAATATAGAAGGTGCTATTTTATGTACATTGGGAGATATGATCCGTGTTCCCGGCAGTAAGAGCTCACTAGCTAATGAGAGGGCAAAAGGGCGTGACATACGCTCTTTATACTCTCCAATGGATATAATCCCTATTGCCAAAGAGAATCCTGATAAAAAAGTTATCTTTTTTGCTATAGGTTTTGAAACTACTACACCAATGACTGCTGCAGTCATCTTAAAAGCAAAAAAAGAGGGAATTAAAAATCTATTTGTCCATGTTAACCATGTTCTTGTTCCTCCTCCAATGCATGCACTAATGGAAGATGGTGAAGCGAATATAGGGGCATTTATTGGACCATCACATGTTAGTGTAATTACTGGTTCAAAAATTTATGAACCTTTCCCAAAACTTTATGATACACCTGTCGTTGTAAGTGGTTTTGAGCCTGTTGATGTTATGCACGGTATATCGATGATTGTTAAGCAAAAGATAGAAGGACGTGCAGAGGTTGAAGTTGAGTATAAACGCTCTGTAAGTCGTGAAGGAAACCTTGTAGCGCAAAAAATGATTGATGAAGTTATGGAAGTTCGTGATCATTTTAGATGGAGAGGAATAGGTGACATTCCAAAAAGTGGTTTGAAATTGCGTGATGAGTATGCTGATATTGATGCTGAAAAGGTTTTTGCAGAGTATTTGAGCAATGAACCAATAGATGATCATAAACTCTGTATTTGCGGAACAATATTAAAAGGATTAGCAAAGCCGTATGAGTGTAAAGTTTTTGGCACGGCTTGTACACCTAATACTCCTCTTGGTAGCTGTATGGTAAGTAGTGAGGGAGCATGTAACGCTTACTACAGATTTGGCGGAGTAGAAAATTAATAGTAAAAAGAGGTAATTATGAAACAGGTTCAGCTAAGTCATGGTGGCGGCGGGGAGGAGATGAACCGCCTCATTCATGATCTTTTTTATAAAAGTTTTGATAACGATATTTTGTCTAGTGCTGAAGATGCGGCTGTACTTAAGCCTGAAGGAAATGTCGCTTTTACAACAGACTCTTTTACTGTCAGTCCCATCTTTTTTAATGGTGGAGATATTGGAAAGCTTGCAGTAGCTGGTACTGTTAATGACCTAGCTATGATGGGAGCAAAACCTCTTTGGCTCAGTAGTGCTTTTATGATAGAAGAGGGACTGCCTTTTGAAGAGCTGGAGCAAATTGTTCAAAGTATGGCAAAAGAGTTGCAAAAGAGTGGTGCAAAGGTTGTTTGCGGTGATACCAAGGTTGTTCCTAAAGGTTCTGTAGATAAGATATTTATTAATACTTCAGGCATAGGTGAAGTACTTGTTAATGGCATTAGTGCTCATAATTTAGAGGTTGGAGATGCTATTATTGTATCTCGTGATATTGGACGCCATGGTGCTGCTATTATGATGGCACGAGAGGGAATTGATCTTGAAAGTGACTTAAAGAGTGATTGTGAAACACTTTGGCCTGCGGTAGAAGCTCTAATAGATGCAAAAGTTAAAATTAAAGCTATGCGCGACGCAACTAGAGGTGGTTTGGCTGCTGTGCTTAATGAGTGGGCAGAAGCAAGCAACATATGTATAGAGGTAGAGGAAGAGCAGTTGCCGGTTTGTGATGAAGTTAGAGGCATATGTGAAATGCTTGGTTTTGAACCTTATGATTTGGCAAATGAGGGTACATTTATTTTGGCAGTTGATTCTGCAGATAAAGAAGTTGCACTGGAGGCTTTAAGCAAGTACTCTTTTTGTACCGATGCATCAGTTATAGGCAGTGTTACAGACAAAAAACAAGGTAAAGTGATTTTACAGAGTTCTTGGGGAAGTAACCGTTTTCTTGAACTGCCTAAAGGTGAACTATTGCCGAGGATCTGTTAATGCATGAATACTCTATAGTACAAGCTTTACTGCAACAGTGTGAACATCATGCTGAAGCTAATGATGCTCAAAAAGTTACAAAAGTTGTTATAAAGATAGGTGTTTTAAGTGGTGTAGAGCCTCATCTGCTGCAAACTGCATTTGATACATTTAAAGAAGATACGGTTTGCTATGATGCAATATTGGAGATCATTCATCAAAAGGTAGTTATTCACTGTAATGATTGTAAAGATGATTTTA
Encoded here:
- the infC gene encoding translation initiation factor IF-3, which codes for MSKKNDVIMNEDIRAREVRLVGDDGTQYGVVSRDEALNKAADMGLDLVLIAPQANPPVAKIMDYGKFKYQQEKKKKEAKKKQKQIEVKEIKLSVKIAQNDINYKVKHAREFLEQGKHVKFRVFLRGREMANPEAGVEVLKSVWPMVEDIADLEKGPFHEGRYINMYVVPKKEKPGKK
- the hypA gene encoding hydrogenase/urease nickel incorporation protein HypA — encoded protein: MHEYSIVQALLQQCEHHAEANDAQKVTKVVIKIGVLSGVEPHLLQTAFDTFKEDTVCYDAILEIIHQKVVIHCNDCKDDFTIEKHEYACPSCGGSSVKIVDGEELLLMQLEME
- the thrS gene encoding threonine--tRNA ligase is translated as MEEKEIIAYKDKNGQIIDTQTAAEMDCSDFEPIYFDNSPEALEVIRHSTAHLMAQAIKQLYPEAKFFVGPVVDEGFYYDFRVDAKISDADLKKIEKTMQQLAKKKIAIERYCIAKTEAEEKFAGDDLKQEVMKRIEDDRLCIYRQGDFEDLCRGPHVPNTKFLRNFKLTRVAGAYLGGDESREMLTRIYGISFADKESLKEYMQMIEEAKKRDHRKIGTELGLFMFNDDAGAGLPFWMPKGARLRGKIEQILWKAHRRRGYEPVRGPEILKADMWRTSGHYACYGENMYLTEIDEQEYGIKPMNCIGHILVYKQNMHSYRELPLKYFEYGVVHRHEKSGVLHGLLRVREFTQDDAHIFCTPEQIKPVVIDVLEFVDRVMKIFGFEYEMEISTKPEKAIGSDEIWETATSALKEALDENGFEYGIDEGGGAFYGPKIDIKITDALKRKWQCGTIQVDFNLPERFDLEYVDENNERSRPVMIHRAILGSFERFIAILTEHFAGEFPMFIAPTQVIFVPIAEDHVAYAKELASELLEFDVDCEVYDKNESLAKRVRTVEKQKVPMIAIIGDEEVKNRKVAVRDRRKREQYDLSAEEFIKLIKEQTSEVKI
- the hypE gene encoding hydrogenase expression/formation protein HypE — encoded protein: MMKQVQLSHGGGGEEMNRLIHDLFYKSFDNDILSSAEDAAVLKPEGNVAFTTDSFTVSPIFFNGGDIGKLAVAGTVNDLAMMGAKPLWLSSAFMIEEGLPFEELEQIVQSMAKELQKSGAKVVCGDTKVVPKGSVDKIFINTSGIGEVLVNGISAHNLEVGDAIIVSRDIGRHGAAIMMAREGIDLESDLKSDCETLWPAVEALIDAKVKIKAMRDATRGGLAAVLNEWAEASNICIEVEEEQLPVCDEVRGICEMLGFEPYDLANEGTFILAVDSADKEVALEALSKYSFCTDASVIGSVTDKKQGKVILQSSWGSNRFLELPKGELLPRIC
- a CDS encoding transposase family protein, whose product is MKQYTKAKALLESLKTIPDYRVDIGKIQYPLAEVLFMVIFALLKGNTKFKEIFGWMVYNKENPILKDIFEKDEIEIPSKSTLH
- the hypB gene encoding hydrogenase nickel incorporation protein HypB gives rise to the protein MCKDCGCSITDHHHHHDHHDHSSAHQAAHETLHHNPQLNDAKTIEVISKILDKNDHEAAHNRSHFDKHGILAINLMSSPGSGKTTLLEHLADVAPFKFGVIEGDLETNRDADRIKAKGIPAHQIQTGSACHLDAFMVHKGLHEMPLDELDVCFVENVGNLVCPASYDVGTHLNVVLVSVPEGEDKIEKYPVMFRQADLVLITKIDLLPHFDFSVERAKQAARKIKPGVDVLEVSTKDKDSVKRVADWIKFKMEMR
- the hypD gene encoding hydrogenase formation protein HypD yields the protein MSLQLKDLYDGFRDPEAIKALAKIIAEDAKKLKEPLNIMEVCGGHTHTIMKYGLKQLLPENIDFVHGPGCPVCIMPKERIDNAIELANIEGAILCTLGDMIRVPGSKSSLANERAKGRDIRSLYSPMDIIPIAKENPDKKVIFFAIGFETTTPMTAAVILKAKKEGIKNLFVHVNHVLVPPPMHALMEDGEANIGAFIGPSHVSVITGSKIYEPFPKLYDTPVVVSGFEPVDVMHGISMIVKQKIEGRAEVEVEYKRSVSREGNLVAQKMIDEVMEVRDHFRWRGIGDIPKSGLKLRDEYADIDAEKVFAEYLSNEPIDDHKLCICGTILKGLAKPYECKVFGTACTPNTPLGSCMVSSEGACNAYYRFGGVEN
- a CDS encoding HypC/HybG/HupF family hydrogenase formation chaperone — encoded protein: MCLSIPSKVIEINEEERTAIVDTMGVKRKTSIEFIADEVKVGDYVLIHIGYAMNIIDEEYAQESLKLYQEIIESMEEEDRLQMIEESDNCPGRSES